The stretch of DNA GATAGGACCGGAGATAGTAAAGAAAGCTTTCCTTATCCAAATGGCCGTCGTTCATTTCGAGATAAGCTTTGCATATGGCAAAAACTCTCGTCTCCCCCGTCTTCTTTAAACGGGGCAGAGAGTGAACCAATCTTTTCGTCAGTTCTTCCTTGATGACAAGCACTTGCTCTTCCAGGAATTCGGCATGGTCCAGCAAGACTTCCTCCGCCGGCTGTTTGCAAAAGGGAGATTGCTCCCTTAAATCCCTGACAAATTCGCGCAATTTTTCAAAGTCCGTTTCATTGTTCTTGAGAAAGCGGGCAGAAGGGTTTTTGCTCATGAAAGGATCGTGGCTCAGCGCCGCTTTATGCGCTTCTTCCCGCAGCTTCTCCTTGTGAAAGATCATGGATGACAGTCTCCCCCAATGTCATTTTCAGCAAAAAGCCTGGTAATGCTTAACGTTTGCTTTCCCGCGTAAAAATATTCAAAAACGGGGGGAGCGCCGTTCGGAAGAAGCCCGGGAAAAGGGCACAAAAAAAGGGTTCCGGGATCTTGCGGCCGCTGCCCGGAACGTCTGAAAAAAATCCGGCATGGGAAATATGACGGATTTTATGCCGGAACGGGATGGACGGAAGACTCCCGCCGCCGGATGTTGAAGGGCTTTCCCCGGCACGGAAAAACCGGGACTCCGCCCGGCATTGGACCGGGCATAATCCCGGCTGCAGCTTCCGGACGTTCGGCAATCCGGCTTTTTACCGCCGGTCCGCAATTGCTGCACGGCCTCCCGTTTTTCCCGACACCCGTTTTTTCCGGCGGGAATGAAAAACCCCCTTATCCGGTTTCCGACTCTTCCCTTAATGTTAAAAATCGCCGGATGAAAAACAACGGATAGATCATCAAATACAGATTGAACACCCACCAGACGGGATCGAAATCGCGCCTGAAGGCCCAAAAGGCGATGGCCTGCAGCCCGGAGCAGAAGGTCGACACGAGTGAGACGAGGGCGAAGGCCGCCCATTCCCTTTTTCCCTTTTGCCGGAGATAGAGGCTCCACAATCCGGTGAAGGAGATCAGCAGATCGAGCGGGAGGAAGGACCAATTCCATGCGATGATGAGCGGATGATCGTAATCCTTAAACGCCCAATTTTTCGGAATCCAATGGAAGCCGGTCAGGATCCAGTAGAGGATAAATCCGATATCGGTGATGAGAAAAAAAGGCTTTAACGCTTTCATACCGCCCCTCCCCAATCAGTCATTCCACTTCATCCCGCCATTCCGCAACCTGCCGCCGATCCGCTTCCGGGACTTGCTGAAATCCTGTCATGCATCTTCCATCCCTTCTGGATCAAGGTTTTCATTTCCATGCTTCCGAGATCCCGCCTTTTATTTTCAAGCCTCCGATCTTTCCGGACGGCTTCCTTCCGACCCGGTAATCCTGCCATCCCCATTCGTTCCCATCTGTTCCGGCTTTCATTGTCCGGTTGATTTGGGCAACGCCGTCGCCCGCTCCCCGTCCGTTTGCGGCGGGACCCGCCGCCGCAGACCTCGCCTGTCCGTTTGATGCGGACGGAGCCCCCGGCCGCCGACACCCCGTCAATTTCCGTTAATGACTGTTTCCGCCGGATTCTCCTCAGACGGATGGCCGGGGGAATTTTCCCTATGTTCCGTAAAATTCAGGACGGTCACGCCGACGATGATGAACACAAGAGCGACGATCTTCAAAAGGGTCATTCTTTCCCCGAAATAAAAGACGCCGATTAACGTAATGATGAAGATGCCCATCCCCGACCAAACGGCATACGCCACCGAAACATCGATGGACTTGAGGGCCAAGGTCAAAAAAACGAGGCTTCCGCAGTAGAAAACAAGAATAAGGAAGCTCGGCAGCGGCCGGGTAAAACCGTCCGACAATTTCATGCTCGCCGTACCGGCGACTTCCAGCAATATCGCCACGCATAAATAAACCCACGCCATGCCTATTCCCCCTTTTCGCTCCGGGAGACGATCCCGTTCAGCAAAATATCCACCGCGGCTTGCAATTGCTGGCCGACGGTCATCGTTTCCCGGGGAGCGGACCCGGGATCAAAGATCCGGCTCACGGCCCCCAAATACAGATCGATAAACACCTCCACATCGACCGGACGAAGGGCACCCTGTTTTATTCCTTCATCCATCAGCCGTCGGACGGTGGACCACTCGTTTTTCAAAAAATCGTCCAAGATTTCCCATTGCCGGTAATGGTGTTTTTTCAGATCCGAAAAAAGGGGCGGATGCATAAGGGCAAATTCCGCAGGAACGTAGCAGAGGATCCGGCGGATTTTTTCCGGAACGCTCCAATCGTTTCTTCCCGCGATCTCTTTCTCCTTTGCCGAAATGCGCTCCGTCACATCTTTGATGATCGCCTCGATGATTTCGTCTTTGGATGCAAAACAGCGGTAGATCGTCCGTTTGCTCGTCCCGAGATTTTTCGC from Caldibacillus debilis DSM 16016 encodes:
- a CDS encoding YvaD family protein, which produces MKALKPFFLITDIGFILYWILTGFHWIPKNWAFKDYDHPLIIAWNWSFLPLDLLISFTGLWSLYLRQKGKREWAAFALVSLVSTFCSGLQAIAFWAFRRDFDPVWWVFNLYLMIYPLFFIRRFLTLREESETG
- a CDS encoding DMT family transporter; this translates as MAWVYLCVAILLEVAGTASMKLSDGFTRPLPSFLILVFYCGSLVFLTLALKSIDVSVAYAVWSGMGIFIITLIGVFYFGERMTLLKIVALVFIIVGVTVLNFTEHRENSPGHPSEENPAETVINGN
- a CDS encoding TetR/AcrR family transcriptional regulator, whose product is MRERILKETVSLIRQKGFSFTVADLAKNLGTSKRTIYRCFASKDEIIEAIIKDVTERISAKEKEIAGRNDWSVPEKIRRILCYVPAEFALMHPPLFSDLKKHHYRQWEILDDFLKNEWSTVRRLMDEGIKQGALRPVDVEVFIDLYLGAVSRIFDPGSAPRETMTVGQQLQAAVDILLNGIVSRSEKGE